A genome region from Streptomyces sp. NBC_01296 includes the following:
- a CDS encoding class I SAM-dependent methyltransferase — MFTSQGPTVRELAVQALSSVERGYDLLSPKFDQTPFRTPDRMLDAVEETLAQYEGSFGDGLDVCCGTGAGLGMLRRLCRDRVTGVDLSAGMLAEAARAHPDERIDLVRADARALPPELAGSYDLAVSFGAFGHFLPAERPALFAGVHAALRPGGVFAFPIGAPIPPTSPVWWAVAGFDAAMRVRNAVWRPPFVMYYRTFPLGGVRADLRAAGFTVETLPLEPFGRQDDGTPRWRLLLARKP, encoded by the coding sequence GTGTTCACTTCCCAGGGACCGACCGTCCGCGAGCTCGCCGTGCAGGCCCTCTCGTCCGTCGAGCGCGGGTACGACCTGCTCTCGCCCAAGTTCGACCAGACCCCGTTCCGCACCCCGGACCGCATGCTCGACGCGGTCGAGGAGACGCTCGCCCAGTACGAAGGCTCCTTCGGGGACGGGCTGGACGTGTGCTGCGGGACCGGCGCGGGGCTGGGGATGCTGCGGCGGCTGTGCCGGGACCGGGTGACCGGGGTGGATCTGAGCGCGGGCATGCTGGCCGAGGCCGCGCGGGCGCACCCCGACGAGCGCATCGACCTCGTACGGGCCGACGCGCGGGCGCTGCCGCCCGAGCTGGCCGGCTCGTACGACCTGGCCGTCAGCTTCGGGGCCTTCGGGCACTTCCTGCCGGCCGAGCGGCCCGCCCTCTTCGCCGGCGTCCACGCCGCGCTGCGCCCGGGCGGCGTCTTCGCCTTCCCGATCGGGGCGCCGATCCCGCCGACCTCCCCGGTGTGGTGGGCGGTGGCGGGCTTCGACGCCGCGATGCGGGTGCGCAACGCCGTGTGGCGGCCGCCGTTCGTCATGTACTACCGCACCTTCCCGCTGGGCGGCGTCCGGGCCGACCTCCGCGCGGCCGGCTTCACGGTGGAGACCCTCCCGCTGGAGCCCTTCGGCCGACAGGACGACGGAACCCCCCGCTGGCGGCTGCTCCTGGCCCGCAAGCCCTGA
- a CDS encoding OmpL47-type beta-barrel domain-containing protein yields the protein MNRHLMRAARGWPRALLLALAVTLTAAAPTAAAPAEPRPSAPPSAGVPSPSGGEGTLSRAEVKKRVDVRALPRPKRTAEPQARPNLTPPKRRAPVGPMRQPSLPVTTALLTPKGATAPKAVPSSAVVERLKTFPTLGNVDTITPSDTNLAVGPTYIVQVVNRSGQIYDKAGSAVGTPFDLGAFFGFAADTGGDPRVHYDAGSGRFFASYEGIFSNGDEVDVAVSDSSDPRGHWTVYNIGSNAADIQQDRPLLGYSNDKVTLSWNNFDLDAPEEEGFLGAVNVVVNKADLLAGGTINFTTFAQDTSLDDTVPATSLSAINDQLSMKHDGTNVTVSTITGVPGVSAVNRTLNTIAIGTADPPPLAVQPAGGDATINTNDGRMLSVAWQNNHLWGVFNVSCTPLGDTAVHTCQRYIQIATGGGQSLATNLDLGLVGGDIYYGSLTLNDEDDLFSGFTASSSTMFATAVAIGVPGGNFPATTFGDFYAAGTEAFACRCNGDSRWGDYSGTARDPSNPKDVWTVQQIGATGNTGIFGGDWGTAMDRVTLSPPTVTSVTPNHAPELAQCVNTVTVRGTEFPTSGTTVRFGSAAAANVNVIGPEELTAQVPPQARGTVDVTVTTPNGTSPITAADRFTYDPDATAPTVTASISPAPNGAGWNTTSPATVTISAADGSCGSGIQKITYSASGAQPIGSTDVSGGGASVPITTNGVTTVTYAATDNAGNTSAPQTITVRLDTVAPSITIVRPAAGTYLYRQSVTASYACTDATSGVASCTGTVANGSPVDTSTLGSHTFTVNAKDVATNPSTKSVTYTVAYRICLLYDPNRPVRLLGQVVISLRICDANGNNLSGPGITVTATRITGPVTRTVGARMLYSSLSSGYSLPVSTRGLPNGNYNLEFTISGADTTTHVAPFTLR from the coding sequence GTGAACCGACACCTGATGCGCGCCGCGCGAGGCTGGCCGCGTGCGCTGCTCCTCGCCCTCGCGGTGACGCTCACCGCCGCCGCGCCGACGGCCGCCGCGCCGGCCGAGCCACGGCCCAGCGCCCCGCCCTCGGCCGGCGTCCCCTCGCCCTCGGGAGGCGAGGGGACGCTGTCGCGGGCCGAGGTGAAGAAGCGTGTGGACGTGCGGGCGCTGCCCCGGCCCAAGCGCACCGCCGAGCCGCAGGCGCGGCCCAACCTCACCCCTCCGAAGCGGCGGGCGCCCGTGGGACCGATGCGACAGCCGAGCCTGCCGGTCACCACCGCGCTGCTGACTCCGAAGGGCGCGACGGCGCCGAAGGCGGTGCCTTCCTCGGCCGTCGTGGAGCGGCTGAAGACGTTCCCCACACTCGGGAACGTCGACACCATCACCCCCTCCGACACCAATCTCGCGGTCGGGCCCACCTACATCGTCCAGGTCGTGAATCGGTCCGGCCAGATCTACGACAAGGCCGGCAGCGCGGTGGGCACGCCCTTCGACCTGGGCGCCTTCTTCGGATTCGCGGCGGACACGGGTGGGGATCCGCGGGTGCACTACGACGCGGGGTCCGGCCGGTTCTTCGCCTCGTACGAGGGGATCTTCTCGAACGGCGACGAGGTCGACGTCGCGGTCAGCGACAGCTCCGACCCCCGGGGGCACTGGACCGTCTACAACATCGGGAGCAACGCCGCCGACATCCAGCAGGACCGGCCGCTGCTCGGATACAGCAACGACAAGGTCACGCTGAGCTGGAACAACTTCGATCTCGACGCCCCCGAGGAAGAGGGGTTCCTGGGCGCGGTGAACGTGGTCGTCAACAAGGCGGACCTGCTGGCCGGCGGCACGATCAACTTCACGACGTTCGCACAGGACACCAGCCTGGACGACACCGTCCCCGCCACCTCGCTGTCGGCGATCAACGACCAGCTCTCGATGAAGCACGACGGCACCAATGTGACGGTGTCCACGATCACCGGCGTGCCCGGCGTCAGCGCGGTCAACCGCACCCTGAACACCATCGCCATCGGGACCGCCGACCCCCCGCCGCTCGCGGTCCAGCCGGCCGGGGGTGATGCCACCATCAACACCAACGACGGCCGGATGCTCTCGGTCGCCTGGCAGAACAACCACCTGTGGGGCGTCTTCAACGTCAGCTGCACCCCCCTGGGCGACACCGCGGTCCACACCTGCCAGCGCTACATCCAGATCGCGACCGGCGGCGGCCAGAGCCTGGCGACCAACCTCGATCTCGGCCTCGTGGGCGGAGACATCTACTACGGCTCGTTGACCCTGAACGACGAGGACGACCTGTTCTCGGGCTTCACCGCGTCCTCGTCCACGATGTTCGCCACGGCCGTCGCGATCGGAGTACCGGGCGGCAACTTCCCGGCCACCACGTTCGGCGACTTCTACGCCGCGGGCACGGAGGCCTTCGCATGCCGCTGCAACGGCGACAGCCGCTGGGGCGACTACTCGGGCACCGCGCGCGACCCGAGCAACCCCAAGGACGTCTGGACGGTCCAGCAGATCGGAGCCACCGGCAACACCGGGATCTTCGGCGGCGACTGGGGCACCGCGATGGACCGCGTCACGCTGTCCCCGCCGACCGTCACGAGCGTCACCCCGAACCACGCCCCCGAACTGGCCCAGTGCGTGAACACCGTGACCGTGCGCGGCACCGAGTTCCCGACGAGCGGCACCACCGTCCGCTTCGGCTCCGCGGCGGCCGCGAACGTGAACGTCATCGGACCGGAGGAACTGACCGCGCAAGTGCCCCCGCAGGCACGCGGCACGGTGGACGTCACCGTGACCACGCCCAACGGCACCAGCCCGATCACCGCCGCCGACCGGTTCACGTACGACCCGGACGCGACCGCGCCGACCGTCACGGCGAGCATCTCGCCCGCACCGAACGGCGCCGGCTGGAACACCACCAGCCCTGCCACCGTCACCATCAGCGCCGCTGACGGTTCCTGCGGCTCCGGCATCCAGAAGATCACCTACAGCGCGAGCGGCGCCCAGCCCATCGGATCCACCGACGTGTCCGGCGGGGGCGCCTCCGTTCCGATCACGACGAACGGCGTGACCACGGTGACGTACGCCGCCACCGACAACGCCGGGAACACCTCCGCGCCGCAGACGATCACGGTGCGGCTCGACACGGTGGCGCCGTCGATCACCATCGTCCGCCCGGCGGCCGGCACCTACCTGTACCGCCAGTCGGTCACCGCGTCCTACGCGTGTACGGACGCCACCTCCGGAGTGGCGAGCTGCACCGGCACGGTGGCGAACGGCAGCCCGGTCGACACCTCGACGCTGGGCTCGCACACGTTCACCGTCAACGCCAAGGACGTCGCAACGAACCCGTCCACCAAGAGCGTCACGTACACCGTCGCCTACCGGATCTGCCTGCTCTACGACCCGAACCGGCCGGTCCGCCTGCTCGGCCAGGTCGTGATCTCCCTGCGGATCTGCGACGCGAACGGCAACAACCTCTCCGGCCCCGGCATCACGGTGACGGCCACCCGGATCACCGGCCCCGTCACGAGGACGGTCGGCGCCCGGATGCTCTACAGCTCGCTGAGCTCCGGCTACAGCCTTCCCGTCAGCACGCGGGGGCTGCCGAACGGCAACTACAACCTCGAGTTCACCATCAGCGGAGCGGACACCACGACCCACGTGGCGCCCTTCACCCTGCGCTGA
- a CDS encoding FadD3 family acyl-CoA ligase: MSEDVRGDLRWGSIAGLVRAAAGRYADREAVVDGRVRISYAQLGERVERAAAAAIAAGVEPGDRVAVWAPNTLEWIVCALGAVSAGAVLVPLNTRFKGTEAAYVLRRSRARLLFVTGTFLGTSYVASLRRAAAEGEGGRGPLPGLPHLEQVVVLAEDAPQDFRTWKDFLAGGDGVGAETVRERAESIRPEAPSDIIFTSGTTGSPKGAVITHAQSLRCYDVWSELAGLREGDRYLIVNPFFHTFGYKAGIIACLMRGATMVPQPVFNVDTVLANIAAERISVLPGPPTLHQSLLDHPQRDHHDLSALRLVVTGAAVVPLRLVERLRGELHISTVLTAYGLSEASGIVTMCRRGDPAETIASTSGRAIPDTQVKIADQHGYAQLAGTAGEVWVRGHHVMQGYFEDPAETAAAVTPDGWLRTGDVGVLDTDGNLRITDRIKDMFIVGGFNAYPAEIEQLLGLHPDIADVAVVGVPDPRLGEVGKAYAVRRPGSTLTADDLIAWSRREMANYKVPRTVEFVTELPRNASGKVLKRELREAK; encoded by the coding sequence ATGAGCGAAGACGTGCGGGGGGATCTGCGCTGGGGCAGCATCGCCGGACTGGTGCGCGCGGCCGCCGGACGGTACGCCGACCGCGAGGCCGTCGTCGACGGCCGCGTCCGCATCAGCTACGCGCAGCTCGGCGAGCGCGTGGAGCGCGCCGCGGCCGCCGCCATCGCCGCCGGGGTCGAGCCGGGGGACCGGGTCGCCGTCTGGGCCCCCAACACCCTGGAGTGGATCGTCTGCGCACTCGGCGCCGTCTCGGCGGGCGCCGTCCTCGTCCCCCTCAACACCCGTTTCAAAGGCACGGAAGCCGCGTACGTCCTGCGGCGCAGCCGGGCCCGGCTCCTCTTCGTCACCGGCACCTTCCTCGGCACCTCGTACGTCGCCTCCCTGCGCAGGGCCGCCGCCGAAGGGGAGGGCGGCCGCGGCCCGCTGCCCGGGCTGCCGCACCTCGAGCAGGTCGTCGTCCTCGCCGAGGACGCCCCCCAGGACTTCCGCACCTGGAAGGACTTCCTGGCCGGCGGGGACGGCGTCGGCGCCGAGACCGTGCGCGAGCGCGCCGAGTCGATCCGCCCCGAGGCCCCCTCCGACATCATCTTCACCTCAGGCACCACCGGCAGCCCCAAGGGCGCCGTCATCACCCACGCCCAGTCCCTGCGCTGCTACGACGTCTGGAGCGAGCTCGCCGGACTGCGCGAGGGCGACCGCTACCTGATCGTGAACCCCTTCTTCCACACCTTCGGCTACAAGGCCGGCATCATCGCCTGCCTGATGCGCGGGGCCACGATGGTCCCGCAGCCCGTCTTCAACGTGGACACCGTCCTCGCCAACATCGCCGCCGAGCGGATCTCCGTACTCCCCGGCCCGCCCACCCTCCACCAGTCGCTCCTCGACCACCCCCAGCGCGACCACCACGACCTGTCCGCCCTCCGCCTGGTCGTCACCGGCGCCGCCGTCGTCCCGCTCCGGCTCGTCGAGCGGCTGCGCGGCGAACTGCACATCTCCACCGTGCTCACCGCGTACGGGCTCTCCGAAGCCAGCGGCATCGTCACGATGTGCCGCCGCGGCGACCCGGCCGAGACCATCGCCTCCACCTCGGGACGGGCCATCCCCGACACCCAGGTGAAGATCGCCGACCAGCACGGGTACGCCCAGCTCGCCGGGACGGCGGGCGAAGTGTGGGTCCGCGGACACCACGTCATGCAGGGCTACTTCGAGGACCCGGCCGAGACCGCCGCGGCCGTCACCCCCGACGGCTGGCTGCGCACCGGCGACGTCGGGGTCCTCGACACCGACGGCAACCTGCGCATCACCGACCGGATCAAGGACATGTTCATCGTCGGCGGGTTCAACGCCTACCCCGCCGAGATCGAACAACTCCTCGGCCTGCACCCGGACATCGCGGACGTCGCGGTCGTCGGCGTCCCCGACCCCCGCCTCGGCGAGGTCGGCAAGGCGTACGCGGTCCGCCGGCCGGGCTCCACCCTCACGGCCGACGACCTGATCGCCTGGTCCCGCCGGGAGATGGCCAACTACAAGGTCCCGCGCACCGTCGAGTTCGTCACCGAACTACCCCGCAACGCGAGCGGAAAGGTCCTGAAGCGGGAGCTGCGCGAAGCGAAGTAG